The genomic stretch GGAGGAGGCGTCAGAACGGTTCCTGTGGTTGTTAGAGATCGACAAGCTCGATCCCTGGGGCCCGGTCACCCTCGACACCCAGGCCTGCGGGGTGGTGCTGGTGGAGAGCCGCGACGGCGCGCTCTACCGGCAGTTCTGCGAGGATGCGATCACCGCCGTCCAGGCCTCGTCCACCAATGGCGATGCGGTCAGCCGGGTGTTGAAAACCTGCCTGCTGTTGCCTCCTGACGCTCGGTTGAACGAACTCTTGCAGCCGCTTGGCGAGACCTCGGAAACGTGGTTCGCCACGCTTCCTGCCAACCAGAAGTATCAATGGGCATTGATTCCCCTCAGCCTGTGGCATTTCCGGCAGGGCGAGTATTCGATGTTGGTCGAGATCGCACGGCCGCTCGCCGACCGGCCGTCTGGAAACGATGCCTTGGTTCCCACGGTGCAAGCAATCCTCGCCATGGCACTGTGGAATCAAGGCGAGCAGGACCAGGCCCGCGCCCTGCTGGCCCGGGTCCGCGAGGCGGTGGATCGCCATTTCGCGGTCCCGGTGAAGGTCGGCGACATGCGTCGCGGGCTTTGGTACGACTGGCTGTTTGCCCGGATCATGATGCGCGAGGCGACGATGTTGATCGGCGAGGAGTGACCGCGCGAAAAAACTTTCCGGAAAGTTTTTTGGCAGGTTCGGCGGGGAGGATGGCGCGTGGGAGACAGAAGCCTCCAACCCAAGAGGCGTGAACCCATGAAATCCAATTATATCCTCCGGACGTCCAGTCACGTCAAATTCGCCACTTGGAGCCTTTGCTTGTCCGCAGCTGGCCTGATCTCCGCGGTTCATGCCGCGACCTTGACGTGGGACGCCAGTGGTGCGAATCCCGCCGCTCCCACCGATGGACCCGGAACCTGGGACACCACCGTTGCGAATTGGAGCAATGGCGCCGCCGATATTGCGTGGCCGGACACCGCCGCCGATGTCGCGGTGTTCGGAGCCAACAACGGAGCGGCGGGCTCCATCACCGTGGACATGGTGACCGTCAACGGCATCACCTTCAATGCGGCAGGATCGGGAACCTACGAGCTTGCCGGTGGCATGGTGACCCTTGACGGCACCACGCCGACGCTTACCGCGAATGTCGATGCCACGATCGCTTCCCCCATCGCAGGCACCGTGGGGCTGACGAAGGCCGGAACCGGCATCCTCACCCTTTCCGGCATCAACTTCTACTCCGGCAGCACGGCGGTCACTGCGGGGACGCTCACGGTGAAACAACCGGGAACCGCGGTTGGCACTGTCGCCGGCCAGGTCCTTGGCGCGGATGACGTTTCGATCAACTCGTCCGGCACCCTTTACATCGACGACGAAGGCAACGGCACGGCCGCGGGCGAACGAATTCTTTCCGTTGGCAACACCATCACGGGGACGGGTACGCTTCAGGCGAGGGCGAGTTCGGTGCATACCGCCGGCTGGAGCTCGGTGAACCTCACGGGCGATCTCAGCGGATTCTCCGGAACGTTCAATATCCTCGCCGGATCCACCACCAACCGCGGCAAGGCCAAGTTTACCGCGGCTTCGCAGGCGGAGGTGCTGTCCTCAAGTGCCACCGTCAACGTGGAGAACGGCGCGCAGCTCTACCTCACCCAGGGATTCAATTACGGATTCGGGATCCATTTGAATGGTGGAACCGGCGGAGAGAATTTCGGTTCGCTGCGTCTCGACAATGGTGCACTCGATGTCACGGGCGCGCTCACGCTGCATGCGGATTCCATCATCAGCGGCAACGGCAAGATCAGCGGGGCCATTGGAGAAAGCGGCGGCAGCTATCGCCTCACCAAGGTCGCCAACAACGTCACGGTCCTCACCGGCCCGAACACCTACGGCGGTGGCACGACGATCAGCGCGGGCACTGTATCAGTTGGGAATGACACCGCGCTGGGCTCCGGCGCGGTGACCATCGGCGGCGGCAATCTGTCGAACACCACGGGCGTGACGATTGCCAACAACGTCACGTTGAACAACGGCACCACCTTCACCGCCGGTAGCGGAACCCTGGCGCTGAACGGCAACATCACCGGTTCGCCCACCGGAAATTGGAACCTGACAGCGACCAACAAGATCACCCTGGCGGGGACCAACAGCACCACGAGCACGGGAAATTTCGCCGGATTCATCGTCACCGGTGCCGGTGGCCTGGACATCACGGGATCGACCACGGTCAACGGGGCCGCCGCCAACCAGCAGTCCGGCT from Luteolibacter arcticus encodes the following:
- a CDS encoding beta strand repeat-containing protein, which translates into the protein MKSNYILRTSSHVKFATWSLCLSAAGLISAVHAATLTWDASGANPAAPTDGPGTWDTTVANWSNGAADIAWPDTAADVAVFGANNGAAGSITVDMVTVNGITFNAAGSGTYELAGGMVTLDGTTPTLTANVDATIASPIAGTVGLTKAGTGILTLSGINFYSGSTAVTAGTLTVKQPGTAVGTVAGQVLGADDVSINSSGTLYIDDEGNGTAAGERILSVGNTITGTGTLQARASSVHTAGWSSVNLTGDLSGFSGTFNILAGSTTNRGKAKFTAASQAEVLSSSATVNVENGAQLYLTQGFNYGFGIHLNGGTGGENFGSLRLDNGALDVTGALTLHADSIISGNGKISGAIGESGGSYRLTKVANNVTVLTGPNTYGGGTTISAGTVSVGNDTALGSGAVTIGGGNLSNTTGVTIANNVTLNNGTTFTAGSGTLALNGNITGSPTGNWNLTATNKITLAGTNSTTSTGNFAGFIVTGAGGLDITGSTTVNGAAANQQSGYLSHAGNSTLTVKSTGSLAINGTTNASFPNSIVGQNAAGTSTLVVDGGGLTIGANTGFALGNNVATATGVLTVSSGIATINRGSTTAADIRSFIALGRDLASGTINLNGGILATDRNFVRDGSGGANGGTANFVFGGGTLKALADQADWLNSSLINTNQQALSSVTTTSAASTIDANGFAVGINNAISGGGGFNINSTTGTGTVTFTGTNTYSGDTTVTAGILAVDGDAIADANKLVINGGKVDPMGGTEVVDKLFFGTVQQPAGTYSAVAGPGVEFVNTDRFIGTGVVEVTAGPGGYSAWRDAYAPGQGMDLDHDNDGVDNGIEYFMGQTGSTFTANPAPAGGIVTWPMGATYTGVYGTDYEVQYSTDLVFWTQAPIGTGDNTVTVYPGPTPARSVAYDVPSGGKSFVRLVVTN